The Paenibacillus amylolyticus genome contains the following window.
AAAACACTCGTCATTGGTGACTGTAGATCGGTTGGAAAACCAGGATACACCAGTGCCTTCACATCAACATGATTATAGTTCGGTTTGCCAATAACACGTATACTTTCATCCAATTCTTCAATGCCAACACCCATCTCCAACAGCTTTGCCGTTAAAGCTTCCAGGTGTTTGGGAATCACATTGTCAATCAGAACATCTCCGCGCGTCGCCGCTGCAGCGATCATATACGTACCTGCTTGGATACGGTCTGGAATGATGGAATAACGGCAACCTTTCAGCTCCGCGACCCCTTCAATACGGATCGTTTCGGTACCTGCACCCTTGATGCTGGCACCCATGGAATTCAAAAGTGTTGCTACATCTATAATCTCAGGCTCTTTAGCCGCGTTTTCGATAATTGTAGAGCCTTTGGCACGAGTAGCCGCCAGCATGATATTAATGGTTGCGCCGACACTACTTACATCAAGATAGATCTTTGCTCCGCGCAGCTCTTTGGCATGCAAATGAATGGAGCCATGTTCGTTTGTTACGGTTGCGCCAAGCGCTTCAAATCCTTTGATATGTTGATCAATTGGACGAGGCTCAAAATTACAGCCCCCTGGTAAACCTATGGTCGCTTCTTTGAAGCGTCCTAGCAATGCACCCATCATATAATATGAAGCGCGAAGCTTCTTCACGGGACCATTCGGCATAGGAATGGATTTGATATCAGAAGGGTCTATCTTCATCTGACTGCCTTCCCAAGTCACACGTGCTCCGAGTTCCTCCAAAATTTCTGCATAAACCGCCACATCACTCAAAAGCGGCAGGTTGTCCAACACGACTTCTGACTCGGCAAGCAATGCTGCAGGAATAAGCGCAATGGCGCTGTTCTTGGCGCCGCTTATAGTTACAGTTCCCTGTAACGGACGTCCGCCACTAATCATTAATTTTTCCATAAAGCTTAATGTCCCCCTACGTGTTTTGCAGCCGATGAACGGCAATACGTGCTGATGGCTTCCGATGTAGAAATAAGGTGTGAAAATGGAAAGACACCGGCTAGGCGGTGTTTTTCCATTTCACAGTATGGAACTGGTAAAGATAAATTACGCTTTGTTGTTGGAACCAAACTCGCGGATTTTACCTTTAACGGTTTCTTTGATTGCATCACGGCCTGGTACGATGAACGTACGTGGATCGTAAGCATCTGGTTTAGCTGCAAGCACTTCACGAACCACTTTGGAGAACGCAATTTGGTTCTCTGTGTTTACGTTGATTTTCGATGTACCCAGGGAAATGGCTTTGTCGATGTCGTGTTTAGGAATACCTGTACCACCGTGCAATACGAGTGGAACTTGTACCGCGTCACGAACTTCTTCCATTTCTTTGAAGCCCAGGTTAGGCTCGCCATGGTAAGGACCGTGTACAGAACCAAGAGCAGGTGCCAATGTGTCGATACCTGTTTCTTTAACGATACGGATACACTCGTTCAGGTCAGCGTACATGATTCCGCCGATAACGTCGTCTTCTTGTCCGCCTACTGTACCTACTTCAGCTTCTACAGAAACGCCTTTAGCGTGTGCATATTCTACAACTTTTTTAGTCATTTCGATGTTTTCATCGATAGAGTGGTGGGAACCGTCGATCATAACGGATGTAAATCCAGCATCGATCGCTTCTTTACACTTGTCGAAGCTTGAACCGTGGTCCAGGTGAATAGCAACTGGTACGGAGATTTTCATGTCGTGAACGAGTCCTTCTACCATTTTAACTACAGTGTAGAAGCCGCCCATGTGACGCGCTGCGCCTTCGGATACGCCCAGGATTACTGGGGATTTTTCTTCTTCAGCAGCACCAAGAATCGCTTGAGTCCACTCAAGGTTATTGATGTTGTATTGACCAACTGCATATTTTCCTTCAAGTGCTTTGTTCAACATGTCTGTCATAGATACTAATGGCATGGTTTCAATCCTCCTAGGGGTTTGGGTTGTGTCTATGGTTTTTAGCCGAAATCACATACGGGCTTATTATACCACATCCCATGTCAAATACTAAACAAGCATTTGCAAAAATGCTGTGCTTTGCAGCACAGTTTTCATAGACACCGCTTTATAACTTCCTCATTTCCAATATTCCCCGGATGAAGGAGTGAAATACCCCGTTATCCCACCAAGTACCTTCTATGTTCTCCACACGCAAAAAAATCCTGTATCAACAGGATTCAGCTGCATTTATTGGCAGTACCATTGCGAAGTTGCATATTCACAGCCACTCGCATCTCGTCGATATCAAACGGTTTCGTAAAGTGCATGAGCGCCCCGAGATCCGTGGCTTCCTTAATCATGTCCAGTTCACCATAAGCAGTCATCATGATCACTTTGATATCCGGATCAATTTCTTTAATATGCTTTAGAATTTCCAGACCGTCCATTCCAGGAATCTTCATATCGAGCAATACCAGATCAGGCTTGTCATTATTTACAATCTCCAGAGCAACCTTGCCGTTGGGTGCTTGAAACGTGTTGTACCCTTCACTGCTGAACACTTCCATTAACAGGATTCGAATTCCATTCTGGTCATCAACAATCAAAACTTTTTTATCTTCCACTCTGTAACCTCCTAGAATTAGGAAAGCATGTACGTCTTCGAATCTGGATAACTATCCCATAGTCGTCATGATAAGTATTCTACCTCTTCCATTAAAATCCTGCTACCCTTACAAAATGACAAAAAGCATTTCCACCTGCTTTTACGCAAAAAAAGGGACGTTCAGGCATCCGCTAAGGTTGCCATGAACATCCCAATATCTATTACATTAACACTAGAACATAATTATTTTTTTGCATTCTCCAATGAAGCTTTCACGAATTCACGGAACAATGGTTGCGGACGGTTCGGACGGGACGTGAATTCCGGATGGAATTGTACCGCCAGGAACCATGGATGTCCTGGAAGTTCCACGATCTCAACCAGACGTCCATCCGGGGATGTACCCGAGATAACCAGTCCTGCTTTTTCGATCGTTTCACGGTATTCGTTGTTGAACTCATACCGGTGACGGTGTCTCTCATACACCAGCTCGTCATCATAACAAGCCATTGCCAAGGAACCTTCCTGAAGCTTACAAGGATACAGACCCAGACGCATCGTACCACCCAGATTTTCGATATCTTTTTGCTCAGGCAAAAGATCGATCACCGGGAATTCGGTAGCCGGATTAATCTCGGAGCTGTTCGCACCATTCAAACCAACGATGGAACGAGCATATTCAATCACAGAAACCTGCATACCCAGGCAAATACCGAAGAACGGAATTTGTTTCTCACGAGCATAACGGATTGCTGATACTTTACCTTCGATACCACGATCTCCGAAGCCGCCAGGAACGAGGATACCGCCAATACCATGTAACAGGTCGCCTACATTTTCATCGGTAATATCTTCCGAAGGAACCCAGCGAATTTTCACATCGGCATTGGATGCAAATCCTGCATGAGACAACGACTCAACAACACTCAGGTATGCATCATGCAGCGCTACATATTTACCAACAATAGCGATCTCAACGGTATGCTCCAGCTTGTTGATGCGATCAACCAGTCCTTCCCACTCGCTCATATCCGGTGCAGGAGTAGTCAGTTTCAGGTGATTTACCACGATCTCATCCAAGCCTTCTTCACGCAGGTTCAAAGGTACTTGATACAAGGTGTCTGCATCGCGACACTCAACAACGGCGTTCTCATCAATGTCGCAGAAAAGAGCGATCTTGGCTTTCATGTCGTCAGACAATTCATACTCCGTACGGCATACAATGACATTCGGTTGAATACCGATGCTGCGCAGTTCCTTAACACTATGCTGCGTTGGCTTAGTTTTCACTTCACCCGCTGCTTTGATATAAGGAATAAGTGTTACGTGGATGTACATCACATTGTCGCGACCTACATCACTCTTGATTTGACGGATGGCTTCCAAGAAAGGCAAGCTCTCGATGTCGCCCACTGTTCCGCCAATTTCCGTAATAACCACATCCGAACCCGCTTCACGTCCAGCGCGGAATACACGCTCTTTGATCTCGTTCGTAATGTGTGGAATAACTTGTACCGTTCCGCCCAGATATTCCCCACGTCGCTCTTTGCTGATGACGGAAGAGTATACTTTACCAGTCGTGACGTTGCTGTTTTTGGAGAGGTTGATATCAATAAAACGTTCATAGTGGCCAAGGTCCAGATCCGTTTCCGCGCCATCATCCGTTACAAAAACCTCGCCGTGCTGATACGGACTCATCGTCCCCGGGTCGATGTTGATATATGGATCAAATTTTTGGATCGTTACTTTAAGCCCTCTGTTTTTCAGCAATCTGCCCAGCGAAGCAGCCGTAATCCCTTTGCCCAGGGAGGACACAACTCCGCCTGTCACGAAAATATACTTTGTCACTGTTATTACCCTCCTAATATAAGTACAGAAATTCAGGCGATATATGGTGTTATCGTAACCTGTTTCCCAGGTAATCATCGTTAAAAAGAGCAATGGCAGAAATTCCCTGCATCTGCGAACTGCTCTTTCAGCGAAGACGGTTTGAATACACGTTGTTCCACAGCAAAAATGGTGCAAATATTCCGGGAGCATTCATTTCATTTCGTGTTTTTGATATACAAAAACGAGCCACGAAATGTTGGCCGGGAGCATACGGAAAACAATCATTTTGCAAAATTATGCCTCTAAAAATACAAAAAAAAGTACTCCCGCAGGACGGGGCACCTTCTATAAAAAACATAAATATATTGTCGCTCATTCATAAGCCCATGCAATAGTTTACCCGTTACCCCGTCTGCTGTCAAGGCTGACTATTCCGGGGAAACGGGTAAATTATAGACGTCAAAAATGACTACCGATTATCAGAATCGTCGTCAAATTCATCCTCGTTTTCGGACTCTTCTTCGTCTTCGTCGAGGTCTTCATCTTCCAGATCGTCATCTTCGACCAGCACTTCTTCTTCGCTGTCTTCTTCATCAAAGATGTCGTCTTCGTCTTCATCTTCTTCGTCTTCATCCTCGTCTTTATCCGTGCTGTCGAAGTCTTCATCGCTGTTATAGCTATCTTCTTCTTCACCGAAGTCTTCATCTTCCAGATCATCATCTTCATCGTTGATGATACGCGGACGCTTCGCACCCGTCATGGAATCTTCCGTTCCGGCTACCGGATACCAGCGCTTCAAGCCCCACAGACTTGTACCGACGCAAGCAAAACGACCATCGATATTAATCTCGGTATATAGCTGGGCGATAAACTCGTTGATTTCTTCATCAGTCATTCCGCGCTGCTTCGCTACCTCATTCATCAAGTCACGATAGTAATACGGCGTATTAGCCGCTTTCAGCACCATAAAGGCAAGGTCCACCAAAGGGATCTCTCTTACCTTTTCTTTATCAATTTTCAAATTGAGCGAGGTACTCACTGCAGACACTTCCTCTCACACAAAATTCACTTTTTAACCCCTACGAACAGGACTGTTACGTATAACATATCCATTAACAAACCTAAGTAAAACCTATTTAGCGTTAAAAAGCAAGTTTTTATGTACGGATGTGACGCAAATGCGGAGGGCAACTCCACTCCGTCCAATATATTCAACGTGATGTGACATTAAACTCATACGTATCCTTCATTGCCAAAGAGACATCTCCATATTAAAAAGACGGAGTCCCCTCCGCCTTCTGACTGTATACCCTTGAAGGATTGCTCCTCACCAGGTTCCCCGCAAGAGCCCTCTAGCTCTCCATCCATCATATGTCCCTGCGCCCGTTTTGACACGAAGAGAATGTGTTTTTATAAAAAAAGGGCAAGTTCCCCATGCGGCGGGATGAGCGCATTCATAGAATACCTCAGCATGTTCATCCCGAAGGGGGCTGCCCATTATGGACTATACTGGTTTATTGCATCAATTGATTGACGGAGTGCGCCGCCCTGAACCAGAGCAGGGAGGGCGATATTTGATCCGATTTGCCAAACCGCAGCAGTACGAAGCCTGTCTCGTGGAATTATCACGGATGCGAAATGAATACACCGACCTTGGGGCCGTCCGCTCCTCACGATTAGCTCGTTCCATTATCGCAACAGTTCAACGCCCGGAGGATCTGTACCGCTATGGCGATGAGATTTCGATTGAAGAAGACATACCTATCTCCCTACATGCCACCGCACTCCACAGCAAACCAAGCAATGCACAAGGCATACCTTGGGGAGTGAAGCAGATCCGGGCACCCAAAGTATGGTCTGTGTCTACCGGACACCGGATTAAAATTGGAGTAATTGATACAGGTGCTGATTACCATCATCCTGATCTTCGATATTCTCTGGCACGCGGCATCAATCTGTTAAACCGCAGACCTGCTACCGCATGATGATAACGGTCACGGCACCCACATTGCGGGAACGATCGCCGCAGCCAA
Protein-coding sequences here:
- a CDS encoding UDP-N-acetylglucosamine 1-carboxyvinyltransferase, with product MEKLMISGGRPLQGTVTISGAKNSAIALIPAALLAESEVVLDNLPLLSDVAVYAEILEELGARVTWEGSQMKIDPSDIKSIPMPNGPVKKLRASYYMMGALLGRFKEATIGLPGGCNFEPRPIDQHIKGFEALGATVTNEHGSIHLHAKELRGAKIYLDVSSVGATINIMLAATRAKGSTIIENAAKEPEIIDVATLLNSMGASIKGAGTETIRIEGVAELKGCRYSIIPDRIQAGTYMIAAAATRGDVLIDNVIPKHLEALTAKLLEMGVGIEELDESIRVIGKPNYNHVDVKALVYPGFPTDLQSPMTSVLTQATGVSVLSDFVYSNRFKHVPELVRMGAKIRVEGRSAIIEGSALNAAKVKASDLRAGAALVIAGLTVSEGVTEVTGVEYIDRGYDHLVTNLRLLGADVWRETD
- the fba gene encoding class II fructose-1,6-bisphosphate aldolase — translated: MPLVSMTDMLNKALEGKYAVGQYNINNLEWTQAILGAAEEEKSPVILGVSEGAARHMGGFYTVVKMVEGLVHDMKISVPVAIHLDHGSSFDKCKEAIDAGFTSVMIDGSHHSIDENIEMTKKVVEYAHAKGVSVEAEVGTVGGQEDDVIGGIMYADLNECIRIVKETGIDTLAPALGSVHGPYHGEPNLGFKEMEEVRDAVQVPLVLHGGTGIPKHDIDKAISLGTSKINVNTENQIAFSKVVREVLAAKPDAYDPRTFIVPGRDAIKETVKGKIREFGSNNKA
- a CDS encoding response regulator → MEDKKVLIVDDQNGIRILLMEVFSSEGYNTFQAPNGKVALEIVNNDKPDLVLLDMKIPGMDGLEILKHIKEIDPDIKVIMMTAYGELDMIKEATDLGALMHFTKPFDIDEMRVAVNMQLRNGTANKCS
- a CDS encoding CTP synthase, with the protein product MTKYIFVTGGVVSSLGKGITAASLGRLLKNRGLKVTIQKFDPYINIDPGTMSPYQHGEVFVTDDGAETDLDLGHYERFIDINLSKNSNVTTGKVYSSVISKERRGEYLGGTVQVIPHITNEIKERVFRAGREAGSDVVITEIGGTVGDIESLPFLEAIRQIKSDVGRDNVMYIHVTLIPYIKAAGEVKTKPTQHSVKELRSIGIQPNVIVCRTEYELSDDMKAKIALFCDIDENAVVECRDADTLYQVPLNLREEGLDEIVVNHLKLTTPAPDMSEWEGLVDRINKLEHTVEIAIVGKYVALHDAYLSVVESLSHAGFASNADVKIRWVPSEDITDENVGDLLHGIGGILVPGGFGDRGIEGKVSAIRYAREKQIPFFGICLGMQVSVIEYARSIVGLNGANSSEINPATEFPVIDLLPEQKDIENLGGTMRLGLYPCKLQEGSLAMACYDDELVYERHRHRYEFNNEYRETIEKAGLVISGTSPDGRLVEIVELPGHPWFLAVQFHPEFTSRPNRPQPLFREFVKASLENAKK
- the rpoE gene encoding DNA-directed RNA polymerase subunit delta — its product is MSTSLNLKIDKEKVREIPLVDLAFMVLKAANTPYYYRDLMNEVAKQRGMTDEEINEFIAQLYTEINIDGRFACVGTSLWGLKRWYPVAGTEDSMTGAKRPRIINDEDDDLEDEDFGEEEDSYNSDEDFDSTDKDEDEDEEDEDEDDIFDEEDSEEEVLVEDDDLEDEDLDEDEEESENEDEFDDDSDNR